TCCTTCCATTTTGGATATCGTTTTAAAACCTCTTTTGGCTTATTCGTGTACCAACCATATCCATTTCTACGTTCTTCACCAATTTCTTCTAATGAATATTTTTTAATCCCATCCCGATCACAGAAGAAAGGAGTATTGTCTTCTAAGTCCATAAAACGAGCCCATAAAGGAGGAGCATCTGCATCAGCTACTACTTTCTTATCAATGATTTTACCATTTTCATCATACAAGCGATCTATCTCCAATCCAGTTATTTTCACTTTTTCAAACCATTCAACAGCACTATTCACAGCAGTAATCACCTCTTTCGATGGATTTTCAAGGGACATTAACAACAAAACGATTTTTGCCGATTCGCTTCCGCTCAAAGAGGGAAGTTCATAAGCACGAGCCTTTGCAGGTTCTAGGGTATTTTCATCATGTTGAGCACACCAACTTGTCAAGACTCCGTTCTGTTTGTACTGTGTTTTTATTATACAATCAATTCCTTTGTCAAATGCTATTTTGACTCTTTGAAGCGTTTCTTCTGGAGGGTTTATAGAATAATAACTGGTTTTATCCATACACTCTTTCAGTACATTTAAAATATTGACCATTGCATCATCATTATACGTAATGTGCGTATAGTATCCTTTTCGCAAGGGGTAAAATTGTGGCCATCCTCCATTATCATATTGCGCTACCAGTAAGTAATCTAAGCCCAATAGAAATGCCTTTTGGTATCTATCATCGGGGACTTGTCTGTAGATTTTAGAAAGAAAAAGCATTTCCTGAGTAGTTGCTCCATTGTCCATTGTGAGGTCATGGGTATCATTTTTAAGCGCAATTAAATCCTCTTTCTCCTCTTTGGTAAGTGGTTGATGCATTTGAATATTTTTGGGCCACCCGCCAATATTCCTTTGATAAAGTAATACATTCTCTGCAATTTCTTTTGCTTCTTCGGATGCAAACCAAGAACCTTCTTCTTTATTCACTATATGCTTCCATGACTTATCAAGTATTTGTCCTGACATTGAAGTACACGCCGAAAGAGTAAGCAAAAACGCAATAGTATTTTTTTGTAAGTATGTCATTTAGTTATTTTTATGTTTGCTGTACTTATTAGGTTTTGGACGAAGGAGCAAAGAACTAAGGAACTCCGACGAAATAAATTCCCAATATAGACTTCCGAAATTTATTTCTAAAAGATGGTTGATTATTCTCACCGTCAAGCTCTTTTGAAAACGAAAATTTCGGAAGCCTTGACTTTTGAAGCTATAAATCAAAAATTTTCACCGATCTAAGGCCAATGCTGCCAAAATAAATGGCCCTAAACCATGTAGGTTATCCACCCTTCTATCCTCGCTAAGATAATATTCATAAGATCCATCTCTATAAGGGTTTCCACCCAAACCAGCACCTTTACATACTTGCGTAATGTGGACTTCACCATCTTCATCTACTTTTACCAACGCTCGTATTAGTCCATCAAATGCTTTATTGGCTACATCTTTAAAATTTGCAGGTAAGTATCCTTTGTCTGCTCCTTTGGCAAAAGCATAGGCAAACATTGCAGTTCCGGATGCCTCTAAGTAATTTCCTTCTCTACCTCCCATATCTGTCACCTGATACCATATTCCCGATTCATCTTGAAATTTAATTAAGGCAGTAGAGATTTCATTCAAGTAAAGAATCAACTGTTTTTGTTTTGGGTGATCTGCTGGAAAGTAATCCAATACATCTACCAAGGCCATGCAGTACCAACCCATTGCTCTAGACCAGAAATTTGGGGACTTACCAGTTTCTTTGTCAGCCCAACCCATTTGTTTGCTTTCATCCCATGCGTGGTATAAAAGTCCAGTTTTTTCATCTAATGTATGTGTGTGAAGGAGCTCAAATTGTTTGGCTATATCATCCAAATTTTTACCCCCTTCAAATTCAACGGTGTATCGTGTATAAAATGGCTGTCCCATATACAATCCATCCAACCACATCTGATAAGGATAAATCTTTTTGTGCCAAAAACCTCCCGAATTTGTTCTTGGATGTCCGTCTAATTGTTTCCTTAGCGTTTGTATTGCAGTGAGGTATTTTTCGTCTTTGGTCTTTTCATACAGATTAAATAGTATTTTTCCTGAATTGACCAAATCAATATTGTAGGATTCCATTTTGTAATTATTGATAGTACCTGTGCTATCAATCAATACATCTGCAAATCCTTTTTCGTATTGATAATATTTTTCGTCTTTGGTCTTTTCATATAATTTTTCAAAAGAAAGAGCGAGAAGTCCATGTTTGTAATCCCATAATGGCTGTTCTATACCGTCTACTTGCCACAATAGAGAATTTCGTTTCATTATGGACAATGCCATTCTTTCAGACCATTTCAGCGAATCAGAAATCGTTAATTCTTTTTTAGGTTCAGAGTCGTTTATTTTTTCTATTTTTTGCTTGCAACCTATAAACGTACAAAAAACAATAAAACACAATATGGTTATTTTTCTATTTTTTTTTCTCATGCTATTTTTTGGATATTTTCGCCCTTTCAGGCGTGGTTAAAGGTAGGCCTTATCAGTTCATTTATTGGACTTTGGACGAAAGACATAAGTAGAAAGATAAAAGAAGTAAATGTTTGGTTATGAGCAAATTGCATTTTCAATACAATTTCACTTAATTCCTTTGCTGTCAATGATTTATTTTTTTTTTGTTTTATGTCTTTAATCTTTCGTCCAAAGTCTAATCATTTACAAGCACTGTAGTAAAGACCAGAAAATAAAAAGGCTCATCGAAGTACATAGCGGAAGACTCAAGACTTTGGAAGTTTTCTTATCGTAAAATTTAGATTTTCAAACTACCAAAGTCTAATGCCACTAGATTCTTCGATGAACCTTTGAAATACAAGTATCTCAGAACCTTATTCTGGATTTACATCAATCTAAGAATACTTTTACGGCTTTCTCACCATCCTCCGCAGTTGCAGTTATGATCCAATAACCATTGTGAAAACTGAACTCTGTGTCCTCATTTATTTTCATGGTTTTGACCAATCGACCATTGAGGTTGTAAATGTTAATCGCCGTATTCGATTTCACATTAGATATAACCACATTGTTAGCATAAGAACGAATTTCAACCGAAGTCTGAAGTGGAGTATCATTGATTCCAACCATATCATTCTCAATCAATGTAGGCAGTGGATCCCAACCATCATTGCCTTTTGTGAAATTGAAGGTGGTGATGTCCGTTCCATCCGATAGTTTTGGTTCGGTCAATAAGGTAGCCCATGAAGCTCTCATAGAACTATTGTCTATTCCCGATTCTTCCAATGTACCGTATTCGTACATCATCGTGGATTCTCCTCCTAGAGTATTTTGCCATCCTAAAGGTTGAATTAAAGACAATCCTTCAGATCCAGTAAAGTCTGTTGTTCCTACATTCGTGTTGAAGAAAACAACCTCGCTCGTAGTTGCTTGCCAAGGTCTTCCAAAGTAACCTGGCTTCGAACGGTAAGTAGATGCTGTTTCGATTTCAGGTATTGCAGTAGTGACATTACATTCATACATGAGATATCCTCTACCACTGCTTTGCTGAGCAGCTGTAATGTAGGCAGTATCATTACTATCATCGGCCGTATTCATAGCTAAATCTGTCTTGTAAAAAACGGCAGTCATTGCTCCAAAAATATAATCTACTGCTCCCATTGCAGAGCCTTTATACATCACAACTCTGGAATTTGTTCCTCCATAAAAAGAATCCTGACGACCTACTACACGACATTTGTTCAAAATCGACTTGTCAGCATTGTTGGTGTAAGCGATAGCAGCAGCTCTTTCTCTAAAGTTTCGGTCTTGTACATCCACATTGCCATAATCCGTTGGTCTTGTTCCCTTTCCACCAGAAGTCCATTCTACTACCACATCATTGGCTTCTTTCTGGGAAATATATTGATTGTAAGAGTTTTCAAAAATAATATGTTCTGCTTCAAAACCATTGGCTGTAACCACTACCGTAGCATTCCAATAAGAACCATTGGTAGTTCCTGAACCCTTATTTTTATAAGAGATGTATCCATTTTCAATATTTACTTGCAAGACATCGGCGTGCCATTTTTGGTCGCTACTCATGCTGTAATAATCATAGCCATGTCCATAGTAAGAAGTGACTCTTACTGCTTCTGACCCGATGTCAACTCCTTTATTCAAAAGTTCAATGGTTGGAGTTGAAGAAGCGTTTTTCAAGGTAACATTGTCTTCATCTATCAACAACATTTCTTCGTAGTTTCCTGGATCCACCAAAATAGTGACACGCTCATCATTGGGTCTTTCCATTCTTCTGATTGCAGCCAAAGCTTCGTTGATTAACTGATACGTTTTATCTACACCTACTGTAAGAGTAGTGCTAAATGCAACTGGGCTATATACTTCAATATCTGTGATATAAGTAGTAGAAGAACCCGCTCCAACTACAATCGTTACATATCCTTCAGTATTACCAGTGTAATCATATTTTACGCTTTCAAAAGTACTCGTGCTTTGTGAATTGGTAGTTATTGGCGCGCCTCCGTCAATAGAGAAATCTGCTGTGTAGTAATAAGATACAATCACTCTTTGCCCTGTATTTACAGGCACTTGAATGGTCGCATCTGGCTTAGTAGCCAAATGGGTTTTGTTATTTTCTGTATAAGCCTGACCTGTGAAAAGCAATCCTTTGTAGGCAGGGTCGCCATTGGTAACTCCGTTGTCGTCAAATCCCCAAAAAGTAACAGGGATAAATGTAAGGGTTTTCGATTTACTTGCTCCTGCAATCGTAAGATTGGAGGTTAAAGAAAGTTCTACTGGATAGGCATCCAAACCATCATAAGAAACCGTATAAGTTCCGTCTCTTAGGTTAATATTTGCCAAATCTGCAAAACTATAATCATATCCAGCTTCATATAGATTGCTAAAAGTAAGGTTCAAATCCGCTAACTGATCAGGTCTTAAACCTTGTGCATCAATGGATACTTGATAAACTGGTTTGGAGTTA
The Chitinophagales bacterium genome window above contains:
- the pelA gene encoding pectate lyase, with amino-acid sequence MTYLQKNTIAFLLTLSACTSMSGQILDKSWKHIVNKEEGSWFASEEAKEIAENVLLYQRNIGGWPKNIQMHQPLTKEEKEDLIALKNDTHDLTMDNGATTQEMLFLSKIYRQVPDDRYQKAFLLGLDYLLVAQYDNGGWPQFYPLRKGYYTHITYNDDAMVNILNVLKECMDKTSYYSINPPEETLQRVKIAFDKGIDCIIKTQYKQNGVLTSWCAQHDENTLEPAKARAYELPSLSGSESAKIVLLLMSLENPSKEVITAVNSAVEWFEKVKITGLEIDRLYDENGKIIDKKVVADADAPPLWARFMDLEDNTPFFCDRDGIKKYSLEEIGEERRNGYGWYTNKPKEVLKRYPKWKEKYSSGNGETEKVSKKHTDEFYIVVDKSGSGDYTSIQEAINNTKSFPYDRITIFVKDGVYYEKVKVHEWNTNLSLIGESKDKTIITYGDYFDKINLGRNSTFHTYTVLVEANDFIAKNITIQNSSGDVGQGVALSVTSDRVAIINCSLLGNQDTLYASGEGKQYYKDCYIEGTTDFIFGSSTAFFENCTIHSKKDSYITAASTPQGTKYGYVFKNCQLTADENISKVYLGRPWRIYAKTVFIDCDMGEHILPEGWHNWSKPEAEKTSLYAEYKCTGKGFQPESRVAWSHQLKKSQAKKHTIQNVLGSQNDNSNDSWYAKF
- a CDS encoding glycoside hydrolase family 88 protein translates to MRKKNRKITILCFIVFCTFIGCKQKIEKINDSEPKKELTISDSLKWSERMALSIMKRNSLLWQVDGIEQPLWDYKHGLLALSFEKLYEKTKDEKYYQYEKGFADVLIDSTGTINNYKMESYNIDLVNSGKILFNLYEKTKDEKYLTAIQTLRKQLDGHPRTNSGGFWHKKIYPYQMWLDGLYMGQPFYTRYTVEFEGGKNLDDIAKQFELLHTHTLDEKTGLLYHAWDESKQMGWADKETGKSPNFWSRAMGWYCMALVDVLDYFPADHPKQKQLILYLNEISTALIKFQDESGIWYQVTDMGGREGNYLEASGTAMFAYAFAKGADKGYLPANFKDVANKAFDGLIRALVKVDEDGEVHITQVCKGAGLGGNPYRDGSYEYYLSEDRRVDNLHGLGPFILAALALDR